One genomic region from Candidatus Melainabacteria bacterium encodes:
- the hemL gene encoding glutamate-1-semialdehyde 2,1-aminomutase: protein MQETIANKTRSQKLYKKALELISGGVNSPVRSFKAVELEPLFISHASGPCIWDVDQNKYIDYVNSWGALIHGHAHPQIIETVAKVLQKGTSFGAPHENEIELAQIIVQNMPSIEKVRLVNSGTEAVMTAIRLARAYTKRNKIIKFSGCYHGHSDSVLSKSSSGLTTLGIPDSSGVTKSTASDVITLPFNDLHTFEITLNKFPKDIAAVITEPVIGNCGVILPDESFLRLLKSLSGKFNYVLIFDEVITGFRLSLGGAQKIYKITPHLTTLGKIIGGGMPVGAIGGKKEIMDLLAPLGPVYQAGTLSGNPISVACGIATLNLLNEKSYKYLEHITSLLCTGIIEINKEKGIQLQVNQAGSMFSIFFTENKVNNYETAKKSNTKSFAKFFQCMLSNGIYIAPSQFEANFISTLHTELDIEKTLDAYKKNAQNEFQITNNS, encoded by the coding sequence ATGCAAGAAACTATAGCTAACAAAACAAGATCACAAAAGCTATATAAGAAAGCACTTGAGCTTATATCTGGCGGAGTTAATTCACCTGTAAGATCATTTAAAGCTGTAGAATTAGAACCACTGTTTATTTCACATGCAAGTGGTCCATGTATTTGGGATGTTGATCAAAATAAATATATTGATTATGTTAACTCATGGGGAGCCTTAATTCATGGTCATGCTCATCCACAAATTATAGAAACTGTAGCCAAAGTCTTACAAAAAGGTACAAGCTTTGGTGCTCCACATGAAAACGAGATAGAACTAGCACAAATCATAGTTCAAAATATGCCGAGCATTGAAAAAGTCCGCCTCGTTAATTCTGGTACAGAAGCAGTTATGACTGCAATAAGGCTAGCAAGAGCTTATACTAAAAGAAATAAAATCATAAAATTCTCTGGCTGCTACCATGGACATTCGGATTCAGTTCTTTCTAAAAGTAGCTCAGGTCTTACTACATTAGGAATACCAGATTCATCTGGTGTTACAAAATCTACAGCAAGTGATGTAATCACCTTGCCATTTAATGATTTACATACATTTGAAATTACATTAAACAAATTTCCTAAAGATATAGCAGCAGTAATAACTGAACCAGTAATTGGAAATTGTGGGGTAATACTACCAGATGAATCATTCCTTAGATTGTTAAAATCTCTATCAGGAAAATTTAACTACGTCCTAATTTTTGATGAAGTTATTACAGGCTTTAGATTATCTCTTGGTGGAGCTCAAAAAATTTACAAGATAACTCCACATCTAACTACACTTGGGAAAATTATTGGAGGTGGAATGCCAGTAGGAGCAATTGGTGGTAAAAAGGAAATTATGGATTTACTTGCACCTCTTGGGCCAGTGTATCAAGCAGGAACACTTTCTGGAAATCCCATATCAGTTGCTTGTGGCATTGCAACATTAAATTTATTAAATGAAAAATCATATAAATATCTTGAGCATATAACTTCTTTACTTTGCACAGGAATTATAGAAATAAACAAGGAAAAAGGGATTCAACTTCAAGTTAATCAAGCAGGATCAATGTTTAGTATTTTTTTTACTGAAAATAAAGTTAATAACTATGAAACTGCTAAGAAGTCAAACACTAAAAGTTTTGCAAAATTTTTTCAGTGTATGCTTTCAAATGGAATATATATTGCCCCAAGTCAATTTGAGGCAAACTTTATTTCTACTTTACATACAGAACTAGATATAGAAAAAACATTAGATGCATACAAGAAAAATGCACAAAACGAATTTCAGATAACAAATAACTCATAA
- a CDS encoding EscU/YscU/HrcU family type III secretion system export apparatus switch protein, with protein MPEENAGDKQFDATPHKLREAHKKGQVFKSRDLTQLVTFIVGFFIIFYSAGFIWENCSRLFNGLWNQIPHRSLSTIGYGFIFYNTFYCLAIIMLPLLLALLITAVAVEFFQVGPIFTTETMKFSLEKLNPFEGFKKIIFNVRSLFELLKSAFKVGVLGYIAYITFNKHMEEVLSLIEVNNKLSSIYVLGDLFYDFTVRSMIFLLVVTILDYLFQRWKYLSDQKMTFKELKDEFKQTEGDPLIKAIRRQKQQQVAYGQMMVQVQEADFVVTNPDHIAMALKYEPEMDSAPRILAKGTELIALQIIEIAEQFGIPVIENVPLARALFRLVRVNQIIPPELYRAVAEILIFIYQLRGKGQFR; from the coding sequence ATGCCAGAAGAAAATGCTGGTGATAAGCAGTTTGATGCAACACCACATAAATTAAGAGAAGCACATAAAAAAGGTCAAGTCTTTAAAAGCAGGGACTTAACCCAGCTTGTTACTTTTATTGTTGGTTTTTTTATTATTTTTTATAGTGCAGGTTTTATTTGGGAAAATTGTTCGAGGTTATTTAATGGTTTATGGAATCAAATTCCGCATAGATCTTTATCAACTATAGGCTATGGATTTATTTTTTATAATACTTTTTATTGTTTAGCAATTATTATGTTACCTCTATTGCTTGCACTTTTAATTACTGCAGTAGCAGTTGAATTTTTTCAGGTAGGTCCGATTTTTACTACAGAGACAATGAAGTTTTCGCTAGAAAAGTTAAATCCTTTTGAAGGATTTAAAAAAATTATTTTTAATGTACGTTCCTTGTTTGAACTCCTTAAGTCAGCATTTAAGGTAGGTGTTTTAGGTTACATTGCTTATATAACCTTTAACAAGCATATGGAGGAAGTGCTTAGTTTAATTGAAGTAAATAATAAACTAAGTAGTATCTATGTATTAGGTGATTTATTTTATGACTTTACTGTAAGAAGTATGATTTTTTTACTTGTGGTAACAATCCTTGATTATTTATTTCAGCGATGGAAATATCTAAGTGATCAGAAAATGACTTTTAAAGAATTAAAAGATGAGTTTAAGCAAACTGAAGGTGATCCTTTAATTAAAGCAATTAGAAGACAAAAACAACAACAAGTAGCTTATGGTCAAATGATGGTTCAAGTCCAGGAAGCAGATTTTGTTGTAACAAATCCAGATCATATTGCTATGGCATTAAAGTATGAACCAGAAATGGACTCAGCTCCTAGGATTCTTGCAAAAGGTACAGAACTTATTGCACTACAAATTATTGAAATAGCAGAACAATTTGGAATTCCAGTCATAGAAAACGTTCCTTTAGCAAGAGCTTTGTTTAGACTAGTTAGAGTTAATCAGATAATTCCACCTGAACTTTATAGAGCTGTTGCTGAAATACTAATATTTATTTATCAATTACGAGGAAAGGGACAATTTCGTTAA
- the rsmA gene encoding ribosomal RNA small subunit methyltransferase A, translated as MKKRFGQHLLTDKNFLNKIINSIDLNSNDTVLEIGAGTGLLTCLLAKKVKKVYAVELERDILKKLKENVKSNKNIEVVKNDFLELELSAFSSQLSALNIVGNIPYNITSKILLKVFGEIDAPAKHLQYIDKVYLMLQLEVAKRIISKPNTKLYSPLTILVQYFTSPEILFKAPASVFYPRPKVDSAFVSFNVKKKLQVVKNPTLLKNIIRTSFQQRRKKVINALNKLIGNKELLIKTFNELQLDSNLRAENLTFEQYLNISNNIYA; from the coding sequence ATAATTAATTCAATAGACTTGAATTCAAACGACACAGTTCTTGAAATTGGTGCTGGTACAGGACTTTTAACTTGTTTGTTAGCTAAAAAAGTAAAAAAAGTTTACGCTGTAGAGCTTGAAAGAGATATTTTAAAAAAGTTGAAAGAAAACGTAAAAAGTAATAAGAACATCGAGGTGGTTAAAAATGACTTTTTAGAGTTAGAGCTTTCAGCTTTCAGTTCTCAGCTCTCAGCTTTAAATATTGTTGGCAACATCCCTTATAACATCACATCAAAAATACTTTTAAAAGTGTTTGGTGAAATAGATGCTCCAGCAAAGCATCTGCAATATATTGACAAGGTTTACTTAATGCTTCAGCTAGAAGTAGCTAAGCGTATTATTTCTAAGCCAAACACAAAATTATATAGTCCGTTAACAATCTTAGTTCAGTATTTTACTTCTCCTGAAATTTTATTTAAGGCCCCAGCTTCTGTTTTTTACCCTAGACCAAAAGTAGATTCTGCTTTTGTTTCTTTTAATGTAAAAAAGAAATTGCAAGTTGTAAAAAATCCAACATTATTAAAAAATATAATCCGGACTAGCTTTCAGCAAAGAAGGAAAAAAGTGATTAATGCATTAAATAAATTAATTGGTAACAAAGAACTGTTAATTAAAACTTTTAATGAACTTCAACTAGATAGTAACTTACGTGCTGAGAATCTTACATTTGAGCAATATCTAAATATTTCTAATAATATTTATGCATAA
- a CDS encoding sigma-70 family RNA polymerase sigma factor — translation MVKSKENIQRTSEVNKDFLGLGKEKPPLSTKELFIGPETGNSDDILKRYLPIIEMVVKKEYKTIPSYLAEYSELINVGLLTVNKLLNEVISNKKTYNSSYIAQAVKWAIKDELRVKYNWYGVKQNQLKDKSSEAFEEEGEYPKELTGEDSYNNLSKEEANEKVFETILYLEDFPTETATKEQLTTDELARLELQELKEAVKRAVDKLPPKHKRVIELRFYEGKRGNDIASWLGVTPSRVSHMIQDAITKVRQTLSQEGFGE, via the coding sequence ATGGTAAAAAGCAAAGAAAATATTCAAAGAACTTCAGAAGTAAATAAAGATTTCTTAGGTTTAGGAAAAGAAAAGCCTCCTTTGTCAACTAAGGAGCTTTTTATTGGGCCAGAAACAGGTAATAGTGATGATATCTTAAAGCGTTATCTGCCAATTATAGAAATGGTGGTTAAAAAAGAATATAAAACTATACCGTCATATTTAGCTGAATACAGTGAGCTTATTAATGTAGGTCTTCTGACAGTAAATAAGTTGCTAAATGAAGTCATATCAAATAAAAAAACATATAATTCAAGTTACATTGCACAAGCAGTAAAGTGGGCCATAAAAGATGAATTACGAGTAAAGTACAACTGGTATGGAGTAAAGCAAAATCAGTTAAAGGATAAAAGTTCAGAAGCTTTTGAAGAAGAAGGGGAATATCCAAAAGAATTAACAGGAGAAGATAGTTATAACAATCTCAGCAAGGAAGAAGCTAATGAAAAAGTATTTGAAACTATTTTATATTTAGAAGACTTTCCTACAGAGACAGCCACCAAGGAACAATTAACAACTGATGAGCTGGCTCGTTTAGAACTACAGGAACTTAAAGAAGCAGTTAAAAGAGCAGTTGATAAGCTACCACCAAAACATAAAAGAGTAATTGAACTTCGTTTTTATGAAGGTAAACGAGGTAATGATATTGCGTCATGGCTTGGGGTAACTCCATCTAGAGTTTCTCATATGATTCAAGATGCAATTACTAAAGTTAGGCAAACACTTTCTCAAGAAGGGTTTGGGGAGTAA
- a CDS encoding tyrosine-type recombinase/integrase, with translation MQNMQVELFESITRYIASLNLDGDTLRAYTIDLHKFERTIGNIPLSSITKEQLKGYLDNLTSKYGERVSLATQNRHYASLHRFFEWCVQEKITEENPMENLPRRRPNKDLGEITPGSVIRALKKEQVDKLLKCAQTTREKVLFTLLYTSGIRISEALDLNIQDITEGTIFIKHGKGNQPRQAYLSKQTEKLIIQYLEERGNPTSGPLFVTTHGQRLSYARARQLFMEAARNILNADGTPITIHQLRHTFCTERAGHIDSFVLQRLAGHNDIRTTLRYAKVSDTVAKEAFENFDEWQEYKKRISDDIKPKLLKFN, from the coding sequence ATGCAAAATATGCAAGTTGAATTGTTTGAATCTATAACAAGGTATATAGCAAGTTTAAACTTGGATGGAGATACTTTAAGAGCTTATACAATTGATTTACATAAGTTTGAAAGAACCATTGGCAATATACCATTAAGCAGTATTACAAAAGAACAGCTCAAAGGTTATTTAGATAACTTGACTTCTAAATATGGTGAAAGGGTTTCACTAGCTACTCAAAACAGACACTATGCTTCACTACACAGATTTTTTGAATGGTGTGTTCAAGAAAAGATAACAGAAGAAAATCCAATGGAGAACTTACCTCGAAGAAGGCCAAATAAAGATTTAGGAGAAATTACGCCAGGTTCAGTTATTAGAGCATTAAAAAAAGAACAAGTTGATAAATTACTTAAATGTGCTCAAACTACAAGAGAAAAAGTTTTATTCACTTTACTTTATACAAGCGGGATAAGAATTAGTGAAGCATTAGACTTGAACATTCAGGACATTACTGAAGGAACAATATTTATAAAACATGGAAAAGGTAATCAGCCAAGACAAGCATATTTGAGCAAGCAAACTGAAAAACTAATAATACAATACCTGGAAGAAAGAGGTAACCCAACAAGTGGGCCGCTTTTTGTCACAACTCACGGGCAAAGACTTTCATATGCTAGAGCAAGACAATTATTTATGGAAGCTGCAAGAAATATTTTAAATGCAGATGGCACACCAATTACTATTCACCAATTAAGGCACACATTTTGTACTGAAAGAGCAGGTCACATTGACTCATTTGTTTTACAAAGATTAGCAGGTCATAATGACATAAGAACAACTCTTAGATATGCAAAAGTAAGTGATACTGTAGCAAAAGAAGCATTTGAAAATTTTGACGAATGGCAGGAATATAAAAAAAGAATCTCAGATGATATTAAGCCAAAGCTACTTAAGTTTAATTAA